One window from the genome of Hyperolius riggenbachi isolate aHypRig1 chromosome 6, aHypRig1.pri, whole genome shotgun sequence encodes:
- the LOC137522148 gene encoding olfactory receptor 6N1-like, protein MEKLYNNSQINEIVLSGFPTLHRFNVLLFLILFTIYLFIIIGNVLIFLVIQKMSSLHSPMYFFIGTLSCLEICYTAITIPKMLADLLNDEKRISLSGCIVQAYFLHALGAAECYILTIMAYDRYLAICKPLQYSSIMTTRLYMNLVVASVSGGFLSPVVETIFITFLPYCGPNRIENVFCDFPPLISLACTNTKFYILVEFVVSSLIILLSFAFVILSYISIIHSIVKIKSNVRRQKTFSTCGAHLIVVCLFFGSIAFMYIRVSKSYSVNYDKAVGLTYAVFTPLANPIIYGLRNNKIKSCLYKLVISRKTA, encoded by the coding sequence ATGGAGAAACTTTACAACAATAGTCAGATCAATGAAATTGTCTTATCTGGGTTCCCAACTCTGCACCGCTTTAATGTTTTACTCTTCTTAATACTTTTTACTATCTACCTATTCATTATTATCGGCAATGTTCTAATTTTCCTTGTGATTCAGAAAATGTCCAGTCTACATTCTcccatgtatttttttattggaaCGTTATCATGCTTAGAGATTTGTTATACAGCCATCACTATTCCAAAAATGCTGGCGGATCTCTTAAATGACGAAAAAAGGATCTCCCTTTCTGGATGTATTGTACAGGCCTACTTCCTGCATGCTCTTGGCGCTGCAGAATGTTATATTCTTACAATAATGGCATATGACCGTTACTTGGCCATCTGTAAGCCATTGCAATACTCATCTATAATGACAACCAGGCTTTACATGAACTTAGTTGTTGCCAGTGTTTCTGGAGGATTCCTCAGTCCCGTTGTTGAGACTATTTTCATAACTTTTCTACCTTACTGTGGTCCAAATCGCATTGAAAATGTCTTCTGTGACTTCCCTCCATTGATTTCATTAGCGTGTACTAACACAAAGTTCTACATATTGGTTGAGTTTGTCGTCAGCTCCCTCATTATCCTTTTAAGTTTTGCCTTTGTAATTCTATCTTACATCAGCATAATACACAGCATAGTCAAGATTAAGTCTAATGTAAGGCGCCAGAAAACATTCTCCACGTGTGGGGCCCATTTGATTGTTGTCTGTCTCTTCTTTGGCAGCATAGCCTTCATGTACATACGtgtttccaaaagctattctgtgAACTACGACAAGGCTGTTGGGCTCACCTATGCTGTTTTCACACCTCTAGCAAACCCTATAATATACGGATTGAGAAATAACAAAATTAAGTCTTGTTTGTACAAACTTGTAATTTCTAGGAAGACTGCTTGA